One region of Thunnus albacares chromosome 20, fThuAlb1.1, whole genome shotgun sequence genomic DNA includes:
- the LOC122971093 gene encoding rho GTPase-activating protein 23-like isoform X5: MIGCTVFSAKGRRDGMVSSNENRRRPLSSGEVEGVSWQGPRTIFLQKNSQGFGFTLRHFIVYPPESSLHSLKDEENGNATGKAGCQRSRLEPMDTIFVKSVKENGPAQQAGLCTGDRLVKVNGESILGKTYSQVIALIQNSENILELSIMPKDEDVLQLVSAYSQDAYLKGNEPYSGEAQNLPEPPPLCYPSTKPGSTAPQPSHNLQSPLDNWQCRSGHTTSPLDNRPPAASTPTSGWSGGPEETSGHFAPPGRHRGRSSSAISALDFHFANHNAAIASATLPPPRKNSLPASARAHTDALCHQALSDWYYSQAEAAEHMSPRHRSISQDRLAELGLGLALGPGPVPASTTSAEQRRRETLLYHHQAAAASHDSYWLGGWGGISGPGSRSCSESLLAAYAEYEHNYGRSVETLAQASALVPPRSEQSSQGSQMTKFSEQKEQKASGGHQQQTTVTAPIATSSTVPPSGRQSGQQVAEPQTRRVKEEELVGYKSYSPSFSRKAGHLLQQAQSFREPGYTVPHLNWSPGSRSSPADSDGGMVPRPQSTPALSASEEERVRLGEDREVISPISLNQEVVLRQKPPSGRWTPVQTLRHPNYTTPVESPEPPGLTSSPGTPSPVSGGPGPNRRVNGSLAQHAYDSLSSIPFIDEPTSPSTDQQACYVPACSVVSSSQASTMATLTSTSVSPTLSSISPFVRLRSQDCSSIKGRRSSYLLAITTERSKSCDEGLNTFREEGRVFSKLPKRVKSFFIDGSLESLRAQEDARSKRHSTSELGTITFSDVRKEGWLHYKQILTEKGKKVGGGMRPWKRVFSVLRSHSLFLYKDKREAVLHGAGAGSSQDEHPPVSIRGCLIDIAYSETKRKHTLRLTTQDFCEYLLQAEDRDDMLAWIRVIRENSKTDNEEIGFSRQALINKKLNDYRKHSLTANKPDSSPRAHRMMPPFLLAKTDNTSVNRSSRTDDNKALWGINIMKKTKKTGSPKAFGVRLEDCQPAVNHKFVPLIVEMCCGVVEDTGLEYTGIYRVPGNNAMVSNLQEHLNKGMDINTAEERWQDLNVISSLLKSFFRKLPEPLFTDDKYNDFIDANRIEDAEDRLKTMKKLIHDLPDYYYHTLKFLVGHLRKVADHSEKNKMEPRNLALVFGPTLVRTSEDNMTDMVTHMPDRYKIVETLILHYDWFFSEGELDKEEKTPDDKRDMQPVPNIDHLLSNIGRPGMPGEASDSTTSDSLKSKLSSASKKDLNARDFLSKSIISAVTRKRKKCPSTHQPGSSADEDSEHEPVKASNYGGGEGGGEEEDRGEEEAVKEEYTIPKKEKMDEKGNGVKVQETTEGKEDGGEEAEKDVGNGPGNDAKNPQRESKSRAAPQLRPNSFLYSHHQTHTTCPRPQPVTSPPPHPRPHNLARGRPTAPFWISPTRLPNLYQASRLHGGQQPDWNQPAPVRYRKTRGGRTRAMSMNLDLELGRSEDKVRGWRAERVEVIRVIEGAPSQHGSVGVPQGSVIGPGSVRQIDPLPRLAQEAPPLSSSSSGWIDQSSPGSSTVVLRRSGLDPRDKTRAWRRHTVVV, encoded by the exons ATGATAGGATGTACTGTCTTTTCG GCTAAAGGGCGGAGAGATGGCATGGTGTCGTCCAATGAGAACAGGCGCCGGCCGCTGTCGTCGGGTGAGGTGGAGGGCGTGTCGTGGCAGGGCCCACGGACCATTTTCCTCCAGAAGAACTCGCAGGGATTTGGCTTCACTCTGCGCCACTTCATCGTCTACCCACCAGAGTCTTCCCTCCACAGCCTCAAG GATGAAGAGAATGGAAATGCAACTGGAAAAG caGGTTGTCAGCGCTCTCGTTTGGAGCCAATGGACACCATCTTTGTGAAGAGTGTCAAAGAAAATGGCCCTGCCCAGCAAGCTGGACTGTGCacag GGGACAGGCTGGTGAAAGTAAACGGGGAGAGCATTCTGGGGAAAACCTACTCTCAGGTGATCGCACTCATCCAAAACAG TGAAAACATTCTGGAGCTCTCTATTATGCCAAAAGATGAGGATGTGTTGCAGTTGGTAAGT GCGTACTCCCAGGATGCCTACCTGAAAGGCAATGAGCCATATTCAGGTGAGGCCCAGAACCTCCCTGAGCCGCCGCCTCTCTGTTACCCTTCCACCAAGCCCGGCTCCACTGCCCCACAGCCCAGCCACAACCTCCAGAGTCCCCTGGACAACTGGCAATGCCGATCTGGCCACACCACCTCGCCACTGGACAACCGCCCCCCTGCTGCTTCTACCCCCACCTCCGGCTGGTCCGGGGGTCCTGAGGAGACCAGTGGTCATTTTGCCCCGCCAGGGCGGCACCGTGGCCGCTCCTCGTCGGCCATCAGTGCGCTGGACTTTCACTTTGCTAACCACAATGCTGCCATCGCCTCTGCAACTCTGCCTCCACCACGGAAGAACAGCCTGCCGGCTTCTGCCCGCGCTCACACCGATGCCCTCTGCCACCAGGCTTTGTCGGACTGGTACTACAGCCAGGCTGAGGCAGCCGAGCACATGTCTCCCCGCCACCGCAGCATATCTCAGGACCGTTTAGCGGAGCTGGGGCTGGGGTTGGCACTTGGCCCTGGACCAGTGCCCGCCTCCACAACCTCTGCAGAGCAACGTAGAAGAGAGACCCTCCTGTACCACCACCAGGCGGCAGCTGCTTCCCATGATTCCTATTGGCTGGGGGGCTGGGGTGGTATATCAGGACCAGGAAGCAGGTCGTGCTCAGAGAGCCTGCTGGCAGCCTATGCAGAGTACGAGCACAACTATGGGCGTTCTGTAGAAACACTGGCACAAGCCTCTGCACTGGTCCCACCACGCTCCGAACAGTCTTCACAAGGCTCCCAGATGACAAAATTCAGTGAGCAGAAAGAGCAGAAAGCCTCAGGAGGACATCAGCAGCAAACCACAGTCACGGCCCCTATCGCAACCTCTTCCACAGTGCCTCCAAGTGGCAGGCAGTCAGGTCAGCAGGTAGCTGAACCCCAAACAAGGCGAGTAAAAGAGGAAGAGTTGGTGGGCTACAAAAGCTACAGTCCTTCTTTCTCCCGCAAGGCTGGCCACCTCCTCCAGCAGGCGCAGTCCTTCAGAGAGCCCGGCTACACCGTCCCTCACCTCAACTGGAGCCCCGGCAGCAGAAGCAGCCCTGCCgacagtgatggagggatgGTGCCCCGGCCCCAGTCCACCCCAGCCCTGTCTGcatcagaggaggagagagttcGGCTCGGGGAGGACAGGGAGGTCATCTCCCCTATCTCCCTGAATCAAGAGGTGGTCCTGAGGCAGAAACCACCTTCGGGCCGCTGGACCCCTGTTCAGACCCTTCGACATCCCAACTACACAACACCTGTGGAGTCACCTGAGCCCCCTGGTTTGACATCTTCACCTGGGACTCCCTCTCCTGTCTCTGGGGGGCCAGGCCCCAACCGCAGGGTCAATGGTAGCCTGGCACAGCATGCATACGACTCCCTGTCCTCTATTCCCTTCATAG ATGAACCCACCAGTCCTAGTACTGACCAACAGGCCTGCTATGTACCAGCCTGCTCTGTGGTGTCCAGTTCCCAGGCCTCCACTATGGCCACTCTCACTTCCACCTCTGTCTCCCCCACCCTGTCCTCCATCTCCCCCTTTGTCCGACTTCGTTCTCAGGACTGCA GCAGTATCAAAGGTCGTCGCTCCTCTTACCTGCTGGCCATCACCACCGAGAGATCCAAGTCATGTGATGAGGGTCTCAACACCTTCAGGGAAGAAGGCCGTGTTTTCTC CAAACTACCAAAAAGAGTCAAGAGCTTTTTCATTGATGGG TCTCTGGAGAGCTTGCGAGCCCAGGAGGACGCCCGTTCCAAGCGCCACTCCACCTCTGAACTGGGAACCATCACCTTCAGTGATGTTCGCAAGGAGGGCTGGCTGCACTACAAACAGATCCTCACAGAGAAGGGAAAG AAAGTCGGTGGTGGCATGCGGCCGTGGAAACGTGTCTTCTCCGTGCTCCGTTCCCATTCGCTCTTCCTCTACAAGGACAAGCGAGAGGCCGTCCTTCACGGGGCGGGGGCGGGGTCCAGCCAGGACGAGCATCCCCCAGTCAGCATCCGCGGTTGCCTGATTGACATTGCCTACAGTGAAACTAAGCGCAAGCATACCTTGAGGCTGACCACACAGGACTTCTGCGAGTacctgctgcaggctgaggaCAGGGACGACATGCTGGCCTGGATCAGGGTCATCAGGGAGAACAGCAAGACTGACAATGAG GAGATTGGTTTCTCAAGACAAGCTCTCATCAACAAGAAGCTGAATGACTACAGAAAACACAG TCTGACAGCTAATAAGCCGGATTCTTCTCCCAGAGCTCACCGCATGATGCCTCCCTTCCTCTTGGCTAAGActgacaacacctcagtgaACCGATCATCTAGAACTG aTGACAACAAGGCGCTGTGGGGCATCAATATCATGAAGAAGACCAAGAAGACAGGCAGTCCCAAGGCTTTTGGTGTGCGACTAGAGGACTGTCAGCCTGCTGTCAACCATAAA TTTGTCCCTCTGATCGTGGAGATGTGCTGCGGTGTGGTGGAAGACACGGGTCTGGAGTACACCGGCATCTACCGGGTGCCAGGGAACAACGCTATGGTGTCCAACCTGCAGGAGCATCTCAACAAGGGCATGGACATCAACACTGCTGAGGAG AGATGGCAGGACCTGAACGTAATCAGCAGCCTGCTCAAATCGTTCTTCCGAAAACTGCCTGAACCACTGTTTACTGATG ACAAATACAATGATTTCATTGATGCCAACCGGATAGAAGACGCAGAGGACCGACTAAAGACCATGAAGAAACTG ATTCATGACCTCCCAGACTATTATTACCACACTCTTAAGTTCCTGGTGGGCCACCTGAGGAAGGTGGCAGATCACTCTGAAAAGAATAAG ATGGAGCCAAGAAACCTGGCTCTGGTGTTTGGTCCCACTCTGGTGAGGACGTCAGAGGACAATATGACCGACATGGTCACCCACATGCCTGACCGCTACAAGATAGTAGAGACACTTATCCTGCAC TATGACTGGTTCTTCAGTGAAGGAGAGCTTGACAAGGAAGAGAAG acccCAGATGATAAGCGGGACATGCAGCCTGTGCCCAATATTGACCATCTACTGTCCAACATCGGCAGGCCGGGTATGCCAGGAGAGGCATCAG ATTCCACCACCAGCGATTCACTTAAGTCAAAG CTTTCTTCAGCCTCCAAGAAAGACCTGAATGCCAGGGACTTCCTGTCCAAGTCCATCATCTCTGCTGTGACCCGCAAACGTAAAAAATGCCCCAGTACCCACCAGCCAGGCAGCAGTGCTGACGAGGACTCCGAGCATGAACCAGTCAAAGCCAGCAACTACGGGGGAGgagaagggggaggagaggaagaggacagaggagaggaagaggcagTCAAGGAGGAATATACCATTcctaagaaagaaaaaatggatgaaaaggGAAATGGGGTAAAAGTTCAAGAGACTACAGAGGGAAAGGAAGATGGGGGAGAGGAAGCTGAAAAGGATGTGGGTAATGGACCAGGCAATGATGCCAAGAATCCTCAAAGGGAGAGCAAGTCAAGAGCTGCACCACAACTTCGTCCAAACAGCTTCCTCTATTCACACCATCAGACCCACACCACATGCCCACGACCCCAACCCGTGACCAGCCCTCCTCCACACCCAAGGCCTCACAATCTGGCTAGAGGACGCCCAACGGCCCCTTTCTGGATCTCCCCCACCAGGCTTCCCAACCTCTACCAGGCCTCCAGGCTTCATGGGGGTCAGCAGCCGGATTGGAACCAACCAGCGCCAGTCCGCTACAGGAAGACCAGAGGTGGGAGGACGAGGGCTATGTCCATGAATCTGGACCTTGAGCTGGGCAGGAGTGAGGACAAAGTGAGAGGCTGGAGAGCGGAGAGGGTAGAGGTAATCAGAGTCATTGAGGGAGCACCAAGTCAGCATGGAAGTGTTGGGGTTCCTCAAGGATCAGTTATAGGTCCTGGTTCAGTTCGCCAAATTGATCCACTCCCTCGTCTCGCCCAGGAggctccccctctctcctcctcttcctcgggATGGATAGATCAAAGCTCCCCAGGATCTTCTACTGTTGTTCTGAGGAGATCTGGCTTGGACCCGCGGGACAAGACAAGAGCCTGGCGTCGTCACACAGTGGTGGTTTAA
- the LOC122971093 gene encoding rho GTPase-activating protein 23-like isoform X8, whose protein sequence is MNGVAFCLVGIPPHSDTEAKGRRDGMVSSNENRRRPLSSGEVEGVSWQGPRTIFLQKNSQGFGFTLRHFIVYPPESSLHSLKDEENGNATGKGCQRSRLEPMDTIFVKSVKENGPAQQAGLCTGDRLVKVNGESILGKTYSQVIALIQNSENILELSIMPKDEDVLQLVSAYSQDAYLKGNEPYSGEAQNLPEPPPLCYPSTKPGSTAPQPSHNLQSPLDNWQCRSGHTTSPLDNRPPAASTPTSGWSGGPEETSGHFAPPGRHRGRSSSAISALDFHFANHNAAIASATLPPPRKNSLPASARAHTDALCHQALSDWYYSQAEAAEHMSPRHRSISQDRLAELGLGLALGPGPVPASTTSAEQRRRETLLYHHQAAAASHDSYWLGGWGGISGPGSRSCSESLLAAYAEYEHNYGRSVETLAQASALVPPRSEQSSQGSQMTKFSEQKEQKASGGHQQQTTVTAPIATSSTVPPSGRQSGQQVAEPQTRRVKEEELVGYKSYSPSFSRKAGHLLQQAQSFREPGYTVPHLNWSPGSRSSPADSDGGMVPRPQSTPALSASEEERVRLGEDREVISPISLNQEVVLRQKPPSGRWTPVQTLRHPNYTTPVESPEPPGLTSSPGTPSPVSGGPGPNRRVNGSLAQHAYDSLSSIPFIGSIKGRRSSYLLAITTERSKSCDEGLNTFREEGRVFSKLPKRVKSFFIDGSLESLRAQEDARSKRHSTSELGTITFSDVRKEGWLHYKQILTEKGKKVGGGMRPWKRVFSVLRSHSLFLYKDKREAVLHGAGAGSSQDEHPPVSIRGCLIDIAYSETKRKHTLRLTTQDFCEYLLQAEDRDDMLAWIRVIRENSKTDNEEIGFSRQALINKKLNDYRKHSLTANKPDSSPRAHRMMPPFLLAKTDNTSVNRSSRTDDNKALWGINIMKKTKKTGSPKAFGVRLEDCQPAVNHKFVPLIVEMCCGVVEDTGLEYTGIYRVPGNNAMVSNLQEHLNKGMDINTAEERWQDLNVISSLLKSFFRKLPEPLFTDDKYNDFIDANRIEDAEDRLKTMKKLIHDLPDYYYHTLKFLVGHLRKVADHSEKNKMEPRNLALVFGPTLVRTSEDNMTDMVTHMPDRYKIVETLILHYDWFFSEGELDKEEKTPDDKRDMQPVPNIDHLLSNIGRPGMPGEASDSTTSDSLKSKLSSASKKDLNARDFLSKSIISAVTRKRKKCPSTHQPGSSADEDSEHEPVKASNYGGGEGGGEEEDRGEEEAVKEEYTIPKKEKMDEKGNGVKVQETTEGKEDGGEEAEKDVGNGPGNDAKNPQRESKSRAAPQLRPNSFLYSHHQTHTTCPRPQPVTSPPPHPRPHNLARGRPTAPFWISPTRLPNLYQASRLHGGQQPDWNQPAPVRYRKTRGGRTRAMSMNLDLELGRSEDKVRGWRAERVEVIRVIEGAPSQHGSVGVPQGSVIGPGSVRQIDPLPRLAQEAPPLSSSSSGWIDQSSPGSSTVVLRRSGLDPRDKTRAWRRHTVVV, encoded by the exons GCTAAAGGGCGGAGAGATGGCATGGTGTCGTCCAATGAGAACAGGCGCCGGCCGCTGTCGTCGGGTGAGGTGGAGGGCGTGTCGTGGCAGGGCCCACGGACCATTTTCCTCCAGAAGAACTCGCAGGGATTTGGCTTCACTCTGCGCCACTTCATCGTCTACCCACCAGAGTCTTCCCTCCACAGCCTCAAG GATGAAGAGAATGGAAATGCAACTGGAAAAG GTTGTCAGCGCTCTCGTTTGGAGCCAATGGACACCATCTTTGTGAAGAGTGTCAAAGAAAATGGCCCTGCCCAGCAAGCTGGACTGTGCacag GGGACAGGCTGGTGAAAGTAAACGGGGAGAGCATTCTGGGGAAAACCTACTCTCAGGTGATCGCACTCATCCAAAACAG TGAAAACATTCTGGAGCTCTCTATTATGCCAAAAGATGAGGATGTGTTGCAGTTGGTAAGT GCGTACTCCCAGGATGCCTACCTGAAAGGCAATGAGCCATATTCAGGTGAGGCCCAGAACCTCCCTGAGCCGCCGCCTCTCTGTTACCCTTCCACCAAGCCCGGCTCCACTGCCCCACAGCCCAGCCACAACCTCCAGAGTCCCCTGGACAACTGGCAATGCCGATCTGGCCACACCACCTCGCCACTGGACAACCGCCCCCCTGCTGCTTCTACCCCCACCTCCGGCTGGTCCGGGGGTCCTGAGGAGACCAGTGGTCATTTTGCCCCGCCAGGGCGGCACCGTGGCCGCTCCTCGTCGGCCATCAGTGCGCTGGACTTTCACTTTGCTAACCACAATGCTGCCATCGCCTCTGCAACTCTGCCTCCACCACGGAAGAACAGCCTGCCGGCTTCTGCCCGCGCTCACACCGATGCCCTCTGCCACCAGGCTTTGTCGGACTGGTACTACAGCCAGGCTGAGGCAGCCGAGCACATGTCTCCCCGCCACCGCAGCATATCTCAGGACCGTTTAGCGGAGCTGGGGCTGGGGTTGGCACTTGGCCCTGGACCAGTGCCCGCCTCCACAACCTCTGCAGAGCAACGTAGAAGAGAGACCCTCCTGTACCACCACCAGGCGGCAGCTGCTTCCCATGATTCCTATTGGCTGGGGGGCTGGGGTGGTATATCAGGACCAGGAAGCAGGTCGTGCTCAGAGAGCCTGCTGGCAGCCTATGCAGAGTACGAGCACAACTATGGGCGTTCTGTAGAAACACTGGCACAAGCCTCTGCACTGGTCCCACCACGCTCCGAACAGTCTTCACAAGGCTCCCAGATGACAAAATTCAGTGAGCAGAAAGAGCAGAAAGCCTCAGGAGGACATCAGCAGCAAACCACAGTCACGGCCCCTATCGCAACCTCTTCCACAGTGCCTCCAAGTGGCAGGCAGTCAGGTCAGCAGGTAGCTGAACCCCAAACAAGGCGAGTAAAAGAGGAAGAGTTGGTGGGCTACAAAAGCTACAGTCCTTCTTTCTCCCGCAAGGCTGGCCACCTCCTCCAGCAGGCGCAGTCCTTCAGAGAGCCCGGCTACACCGTCCCTCACCTCAACTGGAGCCCCGGCAGCAGAAGCAGCCCTGCCgacagtgatggagggatgGTGCCCCGGCCCCAGTCCACCCCAGCCCTGTCTGcatcagaggaggagagagttcGGCTCGGGGAGGACAGGGAGGTCATCTCCCCTATCTCCCTGAATCAAGAGGTGGTCCTGAGGCAGAAACCACCTTCGGGCCGCTGGACCCCTGTTCAGACCCTTCGACATCCCAACTACACAACACCTGTGGAGTCACCTGAGCCCCCTGGTTTGACATCTTCACCTGGGACTCCCTCTCCTGTCTCTGGGGGGCCAGGCCCCAACCGCAGGGTCAATGGTAGCCTGGCACAGCATGCATACGACTCCCTGTCCTCTATTCCCTTCATAG GCAGTATCAAAGGTCGTCGCTCCTCTTACCTGCTGGCCATCACCACCGAGAGATCCAAGTCATGTGATGAGGGTCTCAACACCTTCAGGGAAGAAGGCCGTGTTTTCTC CAAACTACCAAAAAGAGTCAAGAGCTTTTTCATTGATGGG TCTCTGGAGAGCTTGCGAGCCCAGGAGGACGCCCGTTCCAAGCGCCACTCCACCTCTGAACTGGGAACCATCACCTTCAGTGATGTTCGCAAGGAGGGCTGGCTGCACTACAAACAGATCCTCACAGAGAAGGGAAAG AAAGTCGGTGGTGGCATGCGGCCGTGGAAACGTGTCTTCTCCGTGCTCCGTTCCCATTCGCTCTTCCTCTACAAGGACAAGCGAGAGGCCGTCCTTCACGGGGCGGGGGCGGGGTCCAGCCAGGACGAGCATCCCCCAGTCAGCATCCGCGGTTGCCTGATTGACATTGCCTACAGTGAAACTAAGCGCAAGCATACCTTGAGGCTGACCACACAGGACTTCTGCGAGTacctgctgcaggctgaggaCAGGGACGACATGCTGGCCTGGATCAGGGTCATCAGGGAGAACAGCAAGACTGACAATGAG GAGATTGGTTTCTCAAGACAAGCTCTCATCAACAAGAAGCTGAATGACTACAGAAAACACAG TCTGACAGCTAATAAGCCGGATTCTTCTCCCAGAGCTCACCGCATGATGCCTCCCTTCCTCTTGGCTAAGActgacaacacctcagtgaACCGATCATCTAGAACTG aTGACAACAAGGCGCTGTGGGGCATCAATATCATGAAGAAGACCAAGAAGACAGGCAGTCCCAAGGCTTTTGGTGTGCGACTAGAGGACTGTCAGCCTGCTGTCAACCATAAA TTTGTCCCTCTGATCGTGGAGATGTGCTGCGGTGTGGTGGAAGACACGGGTCTGGAGTACACCGGCATCTACCGGGTGCCAGGGAACAACGCTATGGTGTCCAACCTGCAGGAGCATCTCAACAAGGGCATGGACATCAACACTGCTGAGGAG AGATGGCAGGACCTGAACGTAATCAGCAGCCTGCTCAAATCGTTCTTCCGAAAACTGCCTGAACCACTGTTTACTGATG ACAAATACAATGATTTCATTGATGCCAACCGGATAGAAGACGCAGAGGACCGACTAAAGACCATGAAGAAACTG ATTCATGACCTCCCAGACTATTATTACCACACTCTTAAGTTCCTGGTGGGCCACCTGAGGAAGGTGGCAGATCACTCTGAAAAGAATAAG ATGGAGCCAAGAAACCTGGCTCTGGTGTTTGGTCCCACTCTGGTGAGGACGTCAGAGGACAATATGACCGACATGGTCACCCACATGCCTGACCGCTACAAGATAGTAGAGACACTTATCCTGCAC TATGACTGGTTCTTCAGTGAAGGAGAGCTTGACAAGGAAGAGAAG acccCAGATGATAAGCGGGACATGCAGCCTGTGCCCAATATTGACCATCTACTGTCCAACATCGGCAGGCCGGGTATGCCAGGAGAGGCATCAG ATTCCACCACCAGCGATTCACTTAAGTCAAAG CTTTCTTCAGCCTCCAAGAAAGACCTGAATGCCAGGGACTTCCTGTCCAAGTCCATCATCTCTGCTGTGACCCGCAAACGTAAAAAATGCCCCAGTACCCACCAGCCAGGCAGCAGTGCTGACGAGGACTCCGAGCATGAACCAGTCAAAGCCAGCAACTACGGGGGAGgagaagggggaggagaggaagaggacagaggagaggaagaggcagTCAAGGAGGAATATACCATTcctaagaaagaaaaaatggatgaaaaggGAAATGGGGTAAAAGTTCAAGAGACTACAGAGGGAAAGGAAGATGGGGGAGAGGAAGCTGAAAAGGATGTGGGTAATGGACCAGGCAATGATGCCAAGAATCCTCAAAGGGAGAGCAAGTCAAGAGCTGCACCACAACTTCGTCCAAACAGCTTCCTCTATTCACACCATCAGACCCACACCACATGCCCACGACCCCAACCCGTGACCAGCCCTCCTCCACACCCAAGGCCTCACAATCTGGCTAGAGGACGCCCAACGGCCCCTTTCTGGATCTCCCCCACCAGGCTTCCCAACCTCTACCAGGCCTCCAGGCTTCATGGGGGTCAGCAGCCGGATTGGAACCAACCAGCGCCAGTCCGCTACAGGAAGACCAGAGGTGGGAGGACGAGGGCTATGTCCATGAATCTGGACCTTGAGCTGGGCAGGAGTGAGGACAAAGTGAGAGGCTGGAGAGCGGAGAGGGTAGAGGTAATCAGAGTCATTGAGGGAGCACCAAGTCAGCATGGAAGTGTTGGGGTTCCTCAAGGATCAGTTATAGGTCCTGGTTCAGTTCGCCAAATTGATCCACTCCCTCGTCTCGCCCAGGAggctccccctctctcctcctcttcctcgggATGGATAGATCAAAGCTCCCCAGGATCTTCTACTGTTGTTCTGAGGAGATCTGGCTTGGACCCGCGGGACAAGACAAGAGCCTGGCGTCGTCACACAGTGGTGGTTTAA